The genomic region CGACCCGTCGGCTTCAACCACCACGTAATCGACAAATTCGAGCCAGCTGGCTGGCGCGTCTAGCTTCACGCCCACACCCTTAGGTTCTCCCATTACCGAGTCGTCAATGCGGTCCCACACGAGAACAGGTCGGTTGTCGCGAGCCACGTTGGCGCCCAATTCGGCTGACGATGGGCCGACGAGCAACCGGGCGTCACCAATCTCGTGGGCAGCCATGCGGGTCGTGGTAGTCAGGATTACCTTCGGTCCAAGTCGTGCGCCAATAGCGTGCAACAAGGTGGTTTTCCCGCCACCACCGACGAGCGAAGTGATGCGGCCGGGTTCGCCGAGGAGATCAGCGATGTTGGCCATTGTGTGATTGGGATCATCAGACATCAGGTGCTGCGATCGATCCAGGCGAGAACCGCCTCGAGGACTCCCCCTCCTACGGCCAATGCCTTATCCGATACCCGGTCGACGCTTACTTCGCAGCGTGGATCGATGTCTCCCACTTTAGTGTTAGCCACTAGAGGGGTCCCCTCGCTCACCAGGCCACGGACAACCCCTTCAAGCGCGGCCAACACGGGGGTGTTTCCCACATAGCCCAGCAGTTCACCAACCGAGACTCGGTCACCGATCTGTCGAATCCATCGTGCCTCCCCATCGACAGGGCTTCGCAACACCCGCTCAGCGACACGGCCGCTCACCTCCCCGGGAGTCCCGGTATCGGCGGCCGCCGGCCCGTCAAGGATCACCCGACCCAAATCTGGCCCTCGGAGAGTCTCGACTACTACATGACAATCCCGACCAGCGGAATAACCCGGTCCGAGCGCAACAACCAGCGGGGCATCATCCACAGAGGTGTCGGGGTTGCTCTTAAGTAAGCGGGCGTCGATTACTACCGACCGGGGGACCACATCAGGTGGAGGCAGGCCGGGGCAGATGATCACAGGTACCGCGCCGGTGGCTGCCTGAGTGGCTAGTTCTTCAAGTCGGTCGACGCGGCAGGCAGTCATTCCCTCAACGGTGGTGATGCCCGACGAGTCAGTGAGAACGGTAGAGACGGCCACAGTCCGGCGAACAGTCAGCGGATGCTCCAACTCGCAGACCGCCACCGGGAAGCCTGCTCGGTGGAGGCGCAGTGCCGTACCGGTTGCCAAGT from Acidimicrobiales bacterium harbors:
- a CDS encoding EF2563 family selenium-dependent molybdenum hydroxylase system protein, which encodes MLFPEHLCLLRGGGDLATGTALRLHRAGFPVAVCELEHPLTVRRTVAVSTVLTDSSGITTVEGMTACRVDRLEELATQAATGAVPVIICPGLPPPDVVPRSVVIDARLLKSNPDTSVDDAPLVVALGPGYSAGRDCHVVVETLRGPDLGRVILDGPAAADTGTPGEVSGRVAERVLRSPVDGEARWIRQIGDRVSVGELLGYVGNTPVLAALEGVVRGLVSEGTPLVANTKVGDIDPRCEVSVDRVSDKALAVGGGVLEAVLAWIDRST